CGACCTGGTGCGAGCTCGACTGGTTCAGCCCGCGCCAGAGCGAGGTGGCGGCCCGGATCGACAGCGAGCTGCCCAATCTCCGGCGGGCGATGGAATGCTCCATGGAGAGTCCCGACGAGGTCCATCTCGCCCAGTACCTGGCGGGCACGCTCTGGTTCTACTGGGTCGGCTGCGGCCGTCTCGCCGAGGGCCGGCACTGGCTGGACCACGTCCTGGAGGAGGAGTCGCCCCACGACGCGTCCCGGTTGAAGGCCCTGTGGGTGCTCGGGTACGTGGCGGTGCTCCAGGGTGACGCGATCGGCGCCATCTCGGCACTGCAGGAGTGCCGCGAGGAGGCCGAGCGGGCGGGCGACGCGGCTGCCGTGGCCTACGCGGTGCACCGGATGGGCTGCCTGGCGATCGTCACGGACGACATGGTGCGGGCCGAGGAACTGCTGCGCGACGCACTCGGGCGCTACCAGGAAGCCGGTGAGCTCAACAGCAATGTGCTGATGGCCCAGGTGGAGCTGGCGATGGCCGTGGCGTTCCTCGGTGATCTGGACGGCGCGGTCACGATCTGCGAAGAGGTCAGGGAGATCTGCGAGGACCACGGGGAACGGTGGGCCCTCGCCTACGCGCTGTACGTGCTGGCGTACGCGGCGCTGCAACGGGGGGAGACCGTCCTCGCCCGCCGGATGCTCCGCGAGTGCCTGGACATCGGCCGGACCTTCCACGATCTGCTCGGGACCGTGCTGACACTGGAGCTGCTGGCCCTGGTCACCGCGGTCGACGGGGACGCCGCCGAGGCCGCCGTGCTGCAGGGGGCCGCCGAGCGGATCTGGCCTTCGGTGGGCCTGCCGCTGTTCGGCTCGGTCTATTACGGGCTGCCCCGGACCCAGTGCGAGGAGCGTGCCCGCGAGGAACTGGGCGCGGCGACGTACGAAGCGAGGCGGCGTGCGGGTGAGCGGCTGAGCCTGGAGGCGGCCGTGTCGCGGGCCCTGGCCGGCGGGCAGCAGGGCCGCCCGGGTAGGCCGGGGCCCGGCACCGTTCCGGCGCCCGGGGGAACGCGAAGGCCCGCCGCCTCCCGGACAACAGGGAGGGGCGGGCCCGAGCTCGGTTGAGAGCTACGCCTGGATCAGCGGGCGTAGTACTCGACGACGAGCTGCTCGTCGCAGATGACCGGGATTTCCTTGCGGTTCGGGTCCCGGTCCAGGCGGAAGGCCAGGGCCTTCAGGTTCACCTGGAGGTAGCGCGGGGTCTCACCGTCGGTGTCGTAACCACCCTCGCGGGCCACCTGGAAGGGGACCTTGGAGCGGCTGCGCTCGCGCACCTGGATGATGTCGTCCGGGCGGACGCGGAACGACGGCTTGTCGACCTTGCCACCGTTGACCTCGATGTGGCCGTGGACGACCATCTGACGGGCCTGGTAGATGGTGCGGGCGATGCCCGAACGCAGGACCAGGGCGTCGAGGCGGCGCTCGAGCTCGACGACCAGCGCCTCGCCCGTCTTGCCTTCGGCCTTCTTGGCGCGGTCGTAGGCGCGCGCCATCTGGCGCTCGCTGATGTCGTACTGCGCACGCAGACGCTGCTTCTCGAGCAGACGGACCTTGTAGTCCGAGTTCTGCTTGCGGCCACGGCCGTGCTCGCCCGGCGGGTACGGACGAGCTTCGAAGTACTTGACAGCCTTCGGCGTCAGAGCGATGCCGAGGGCACGCGACTTCTTGACCTTGGGACGCGACTGGTTAGGCACGTTCTCCAGACCTCCGTTGTAGGTTAAGTTAGGTAAGGCTTACCTTACTCAAGGAGATCGCATGTCTAGCCCTGGGAACACCACAGACGTCACGGACAACACAGACAGCGGCGGCGCGCACGAGGGCGCCGCTACGACGGAAGGCCGATCTGATCGTGGTCAGCCGCGTCCCAGCGGGCTTGAAAACACTCGGATGCCGTCAGCAGCCGAGCGCACACGAACTCTCGTACAGAGTACCTGCTCCGCCGCACTGGTCGTACCCGGGCTCGATGTGCCCTGCCCCGAACACCTGGTGCCCAGCTCCCGCAGCGTAGGTCCCGACGGCGACCTGTTCCTCGAATTCCCCGCCGGATCCCCGGTCGTACGGGCCGCGACGCGCGCCCAGGGCGACGAACTCACTGCCGTGCTGGAGCTCACGGATGTGGCACCGGTCTCCGTCCCGCACCGTATCCGTGGCCGCGCCTGGGTCTCCGGCTGGCTGACCTCCGTACCGGGGCTGGCACAGCCCGGCCGGATGATGCTGCGGCTGGAGACGGCGGAGGCGTACGTGGACGATCTCTGGGGAGCCCAGGACGTCGAGCCCGACGCGTTCCGCGACGCCGCCCCGGATCCGCTCGTCGTGCACGAGACGGAACTGCTCCAGCACCTGCACGCGGCCCACGGCGAACAGATGGGGACGCTCTGCGCACTGCTGGGCGAGCGGACGGGCTGCGAATGCGCCGCCCATCGGCCGTCCGCCGTGCCGGTGGCGCTCGACCGCTTCGGTCTGCGGGTGCGCTTCGTCGAGGGCCAGGGCTCGTGCTTCGACGCGCGGTTCGAGTTTCCCGAGCCCGTACGGGACGTCGTCGAGCTGCGCCGGGCCATGCACACCCTCTTCGAGGCGGCGTCCTGCTGACCCCCGCCGCCCGGTCCCGGGCCGGGACCGGGGGCCGAGCCGGTCAGGCGGACGCGCCGCCGTCCGCTCCGTCGGAGCCGTCCCTGCCCAGCCGCTCCCTGACCCGGTCCGCCACATCCGCGTACCGTGCCTCCGCGCCGTAGCGCGTGGGTGTGTAGTACCGCTTGTCGCGCACGGCATCCGGGGCGTACTGCTGGGCGGCGATGCCGCCCGGGACGTCGTGCGGATAGACATAGCCCTGGGCGTGCCCCAGCTTGGCCGCGCCCTTGTAGTGACCGTCGCGCAGATGGGCCGGCACGGGGCCCGCGAGCCCCCTGCGCACATCCTCCTGGGCGGCGGAGATCGCCAGCGTCGCCGCGTTGGACTTCGGTGCCAGCGCCAGCGCGATGGTGGCGTGGCTGAGGGTGAGTGCCGCCTCCGGAAAGCCGATCATGGCCACGGCCTGGGCTGCCGCGACCGCGATGGGCAGCGCCGTGGGATCGGCCAGGCCGATGTCCTCGCTGGCGGAGATCATGAGCCGGCGGGCGATGAACCGGGGGTCCTCCCCCGCCTCGATCATCCGGGCCAGATAGTGCAGTGCCGCGTCCACGTCCGAGCCGCGGATCGACTTGATGAGGGCGCTCGCCACGTCGTAGTGCTGGTCGCCGTCCCGGTCGTACTTCACGGCGGCCCGGTCGA
The Streptomyces sp. NBC_00234 DNA segment above includes these coding regions:
- the rpsD gene encoding 30S ribosomal protein S4 is translated as MPNQSRPKVKKSRALGIALTPKAVKYFEARPYPPGEHGRGRKQNSDYKVRLLEKQRLRAQYDISERQMARAYDRAKKAEGKTGEALVVELERRLDALVLRSGIARTIYQARQMVVHGHIEVNGGKVDKPSFRVRPDDIIQVRERSRSKVPFQVAREGGYDTDGETPRYLQVNLKALAFRLDRDPNRKEIPVICDEQLVVEYYAR
- a CDS encoding DUF2470 domain-containing protein codes for the protein MPSAAERTRTLVQSTCSAALVVPGLDVPCPEHLVPSSRSVGPDGDLFLEFPAGSPVVRAATRAQGDELTAVLELTDVAPVSVPHRIRGRAWVSGWLTSVPGLAQPGRMMLRLETAEAYVDDLWGAQDVEPDAFRDAAPDPLVVHETELLQHLHAAHGEQMGTLCALLGERTGCECAAHRPSAVPVALDRFGLRVRFVEGQGSCFDARFEFPEPVRDVVELRRAMHTLFEAASC